One window of the bacterium genome contains the following:
- a CDS encoding NAD(P)-dependent oxidoreductase encodes MSTLPRVIVTGGSGFLGRRLVGSLLSRARVVGIDRRPRAEAYVPDHENMSWFQIDLGDAAAVEETFAEIRAGGRVDYFIHLAAYYDFTGEEDPEYERTNVVGLRNVLDVCRTLGLRRFVFASSAGAVRVRRDRAPLDEDAPADGEHIYARTKRIGEELVRERSRDFPTVNVRLAALFSDWCEFPPLYFMMETWLSNAWNARVLGGRGETSTPYLHVRDAVSFFLRLLERMDGLERAVTLLASADGAVSHRELYEAATAYARVGTRPPILVPAFLAGPGIALNDLVGRMRGQRPFERTWMARYIDTFLWVDASRTRRILGWEPHPRLGLLSRVPYMVENKRSDRVEWVRRNAEALEHHLVRPNYAVFRIVRRHAAEIAAAHAARFQGPGADPALARYSGMKPEEREYHSGLLLRNLMDAVRTGTKGGFMAFCRNLAEHRHREGYQVENLVASLQALRRASVEIVGRDPEAAPFRQAIHDYLAMTIEFGIDQVLEVFEEHETGTLPDPEK; translated from the coding sequence GTGAGCACGCTGCCGAGGGTCATCGTCACCGGCGGCTCGGGCTTCCTGGGCCGGCGGCTGGTGGGTTCGCTGCTCTCCCGCGCCCGTGTCGTCGGGATCGACCGGCGGCCCCGGGCGGAGGCGTATGTGCCCGACCACGAGAACATGAGCTGGTTCCAGATCGACCTCGGGGACGCCGCCGCCGTCGAGGAGACCTTCGCCGAGATCCGCGCCGGCGGACGCGTGGACTACTTCATCCACCTCGCCGCGTACTACGACTTCACCGGCGAGGAGGACCCGGAGTACGAGCGCACGAATGTCGTCGGGTTGCGCAACGTCCTCGACGTCTGCCGCACGCTCGGGCTGCGCCGCTTCGTCTTCGCCAGCTCGGCGGGCGCGGTCCGCGTGCGCCGCGACCGCGCGCCGCTGGACGAGGACGCGCCGGCCGACGGCGAGCACATCTACGCCCGGACCAAGCGCATCGGCGAGGAGCTGGTCCGCGAGCGCTCCCGCGACTTCCCGACGGTGAACGTGCGGCTCGCCGCGCTGTTCTCGGACTGGTGCGAGTTCCCGCCGCTGTACTTCATGATGGAGACCTGGCTGTCGAACGCCTGGAACGCCCGCGTCCTCGGCGGACGCGGCGAGACCTCCACGCCGTACCTGCACGTGCGCGACGCCGTCTCGTTCTTTCTGCGGCTGCTCGAGCGGATGGACGGCCTCGAGCGGGCCGTGACGCTGCTGGCGAGCGCCGACGGCGCAGTGTCGCACCGCGAGCTGTACGAGGCGGCGACCGCGTACGCGCGCGTCGGCACGCGGCCGCCGATCCTGGTGCCGGCCTTCCTCGCCGGCCCGGGGATCGCGCTCAACGACCTCGTCGGCAGGATGCGGGGGCAGCGGCCGTTCGAGCGGACCTGGATGGCGCGCTACATCGACACGTTCCTCTGGGTCGACGCCAGCCGCACCCGGCGGATCCTGGGCTGGGAACCGCATCCGCGGCTCGGTCTGCTCAGCCGCGTCCCGTACATGGTCGAGAACAAGCGCTCCGACAGGGTGGAGTGGGTCCGCCGCAACGCCGAGGCGCTCGAGCACCACCTGGTCCGCCCCAACTACGCCGTCTTCCGCATCGTGCGGCGGCACGCGGCGGAGATCGCCGCCGCCCACGCCGCGCGTTTCCAGGGGCCGGGCGCCGATCCCGCGCTCGCGCGCTACAGCGGCATGAAGCCCGAGGAGCGCGAGTACCACTCCGGCCTGCTGCTGCGCAACCTCATGGACGCCGTCCGGACGGGGACGAAGGGCGGCTTCATGGCCTTCTGCCGCAACCTCGCGGAGCACCGCCACCGGGAGGGCTACCAGGTGGAGAACCTCGTCGCCTCCCTCCAGGCGCTGCGACGGGCGAGCGTGGAGATCGTCGGTCGTGACCCCGAGGCCGCGCCGTTCCGTCAGGCGATCCACGACTATCTCGCGATGACGATCGAGTTCGGGATCGACCAGGTCCTCGAGGTCTTCGAGGAGCACGAGACGGGGACGCTACCCGACCCCGAGAAGTGA
- a CDS encoding trypsin-like peptidase domain-containing protein, protein MKVTASTALVALMLAAPTAAAAAPGTGLPGVAAAGQANPSDRGAAPTPAESGKEIHGDVPAARGSARLYTLVVPDDAVQVDVAVTSPDGEVGLRAVSGEATPARDDDWTWTAGPEGTRAELALTRHAESALNPGALLVEVRSLAAAGRRGARRLVPFTLRVDVTRLQAPRAVAAGAGVDEATSPGAGHRRDFVLDIPAGVTALRIDLVDAGRDLDLAASSLGPPLGTDDAQWEAATTVARESLIIDRGSQPPLAATGRLWFAVLDPSLYDAPVKFRAVVSSGVAPPAEALALPELPRPADPRELALAAAVEIVGGDGSGSGTIVSSDGLVLTASHVVGDRAQADAEVVIGMNLDATSITRDLFRARLVRSDERLDVALLRITSGLYGQPLPPGYRFPACPVAPDGVPRLGDELVTIGFPEAGGTGTRAPVMLSRGVVSGFERERGGLRIKTDAFVASGSSGGAALDARYRLVGVPVFTMSDSDRAALLGFLVPVTELPREWRALIGK, encoded by the coding sequence GTGAAAGTGACGGCGTCAACAGCCCTTGTGGCGCTCATGCTGGCGGCTCCAACGGCAGCGGCGGCAGCGCCCGGCACCGGTCTCCCGGGAGTCGCCGCGGCCGGTCAGGCGAATCCCTCGGACCGGGGGGCGGCGCCGACACCGGCCGAGAGCGGCAAAGAGATCCACGGCGACGTCCCCGCGGCCCGCGGCTCCGCGCGCCTCTACACCCTCGTCGTCCCGGACGATGCCGTGCAGGTGGACGTGGCGGTGACGAGCCCGGACGGCGAGGTGGGGCTGCGGGCGGTCAGCGGAGAGGCCACGCCGGCGCGCGACGACGACTGGACGTGGACGGCCGGACCGGAGGGGACGCGGGCGGAGCTGGCCCTGACGCGCCACGCCGAGAGCGCGCTGAACCCCGGCGCCCTGCTCGTCGAAGTGCGGTCGCTCGCCGCTGCCGGCCGCCGCGGAGCGAGGCGACTGGTGCCGTTCACGTTGCGCGTCGACGTGACCCGCCTGCAGGCGCCGCGCGCCGTGGCCGCCGGCGCCGGCGTGGACGAGGCGACGTCGCCCGGGGCCGGCCACCGACGCGACTTCGTCCTCGACATCCCGGCCGGCGTGACGGCCCTGCGCATCGACCTCGTGGACGCCGGGCGCGACCTCGACCTCGCCGCGTCGTCCCTGGGCCCGCCGCTCGGCACCGACGACGCGCAGTGGGAGGCCGCAACGACCGTCGCCCGCGAGAGCCTGATCATCGACCGCGGCTCGCAGCCACCGCTCGCGGCCACCGGCAGGCTCTGGTTCGCGGTCCTCGACCCCTCGCTCTACGACGCGCCGGTCAAGTTCCGCGCCGTCGTCTCCTCCGGCGTCGCCCCACCCGCGGAGGCGCTCGCGCTGCCGGAACTGCCGCGCCCGGCCGACCCGCGGGAGCTGGCGCTCGCCGCGGCGGTCGAGATCGTCGGCGGCGACGGCTCCGGCTCCGGCACGATCGTCTCGTCCGACGGCCTCGTGCTCACGGCGAGCCACGTCGTCGGCGACCGCGCTCAGGCCGACGCCGAGGTCGTGATCGGGATGAACCTGGACGCGACGAGCATCACGCGCGACCTCTTCCGGGCGCGGCTGGTGCGCTCGGACGAGCGGCTCGACGTCGCGCTGCTGCGCATCACCTCGGGGCTCTACGGCCAGCCGTTGCCGCCGGGCTACCGCTTCCCGGCCTGCCCGGTGGCGCCCGACGGCGTGCCCCGCCTCGGCGACGAACTGGTCACGATCGGCTTCCCGGAGGCGGGCGGCACCGGCACGCGCGCCCCCGTGATGCTCAGCCGGGGCGTGGTCTCCGGGTTCGAGCGCGAGCGCGGCGGGCTGCGGATCAAGACCGATGCGTTCGTGGCCTCCGGCTCCTCGGGCGGCGCCGCGCTCGACGCGCGCTACCGCCTCGTCGGCGTGCCGGTGTTCACGATGAGCGACAGCGACCGAGCCGCGCTCCTGGGCTTCCTCGTGCCCGTCACGGAGCTGCCGCGGGAGTGGCGGGCGCTCATCGGGAAGTAG
- the phnD gene encoding phosphate/phosphite/phosphonate ABC transporter substrate-binding protein: MMRGNRTPLLVLALVLALLPGCAREEPKIALESAPGPPGSSPQPEAPHVRIAVGGMITPKEGMAYYRDFLRYIQEKIGVKVDYVDREGYAEINEMLRNGQLEAAFVCSGPYVDGHRDFGLELLAAPQAYGKTVYHSYIIVPKGSAVRSFAGLRGKRFAFTDPLSNTGKLVPTYMLARMNETPESFFREFVFTKAHDKSIKAVAQEAVDGAAVDSLIWEFLNATDPGFASRTRVIEKSPPYAIPPVAVPRTLAPALKERLRAAFLGADADPRGREILAKMRIDRFVPISDADYDSVREMQDWIARQKPGR, translated from the coding sequence ATGATGCGAGGGAACCGCACGCCCCTGCTGGTCCTGGCGCTGGTGCTCGCGTTGCTCCCCGGGTGCGCGAGGGAGGAGCCGAAGATCGCGCTGGAGAGCGCCCCGGGGCCGCCCGGGAGCAGTCCGCAGCCGGAGGCGCCGCACGTGCGGATCGCCGTCGGCGGGATGATCACGCCGAAAGAGGGCATGGCCTACTACCGCGATTTCCTCCGCTACATCCAGGAGAAGATCGGCGTCAAGGTCGACTACGTGGACCGCGAGGGCTACGCGGAGATCAACGAGATGCTCAGGAACGGCCAGCTCGAGGCGGCCTTCGTGTGCAGCGGCCCGTACGTCGACGGCCACCGGGACTTCGGCCTCGAGCTGCTCGCCGCGCCGCAGGCCTACGGGAAGACCGTCTATCACTCCTACATCATCGTGCCCAAGGGCAGCGCGGTCCGCTCCTTCGCCGGGCTGCGCGGCAAGCGCTTCGCCTTCACCGACCCGCTCTCCAACACGGGCAAGCTGGTGCCCACCTACATGCTGGCGCGGATGAACGAGACGCCGGAGTCCTTCTTCAGGGAGTTCGTCTTCACGAAGGCGCACGACAAGTCCATCAAGGCGGTCGCCCAGGAGGCGGTGGACGGGGCCGCCGTCGACAGCCTGATCTGGGAGTTCCTGAACGCGACGGACCCCGGGTTCGCGTCGCGGACGCGCGTCATCGAGAAGTCCCCGCCGTACGCCATCCCCCCGGTGGCGGTCCCCCGCACCCTGGCCCCCGCGCTCAAGGAACGCCTGCGCGCGGCGTTCCTCGGCGCCGACGCCGACCCGCGCGGGCGCGAGATCCTCGCCAAGATGCGGATCGACCGCTTCGTCCCGATCAGCGACGCCGACTACGACTCCGTCCGCGAGATGCAGGACTGGATCGCCCGCCAGAAGCCGGGACGGTGA
- a CDS encoding HAMP domain-containing protein, giving the protein MPLHSLRTKIVVSQLATTVFFALAMVIFAETVISRRLVDKLQEKGVAIARKVAADAVNPIITERYFEVAMAFRDLQDSETDFVYAFVVAEDGRELVQTFPGPVPAALRMAHPVSPLAKSSAKELDTDRGKVIDIAVPLLRGEIGVLRVGFSESAIHKDVHEIVLLIVAFAVLTLVVGTVAAIGLSRLFMRPLATLALAAERFGRGETQEKVGIRTRDEVGELAAVFNEMVENRERFEAERERLVHELQQSLAEVKVLRGFLPICSRCKRIRGGEGYWQQIESYISAHTEAEFSHGLCPECTQALYPEIWEKMQRERR; this is encoded by the coding sequence ATGCCCCTCCACAGCCTGCGGACGAAGATCGTCGTCAGCCAGCTCGCGACCACGGTCTTCTTCGCGCTGGCCATGGTGATCTTCGCCGAGACGGTCATCAGCCGCAGGCTCGTCGACAAGCTCCAGGAGAAAGGCGTGGCGATCGCGCGCAAGGTGGCCGCGGACGCCGTCAATCCCATCATCACCGAGCGCTACTTCGAGGTGGCGATGGCGTTCCGGGACCTCCAGGACTCGGAGACCGACTTCGTGTACGCGTTCGTCGTCGCCGAGGACGGGCGCGAGCTGGTCCAGACCTTCCCCGGGCCCGTGCCCGCCGCGCTGAGGATGGCGCACCCGGTCAGCCCGCTCGCGAAGTCGTCCGCGAAGGAGCTGGACACCGACCGGGGGAAGGTGATCGACATCGCGGTCCCGCTGCTGCGGGGCGAGATCGGCGTGCTCCGGGTCGGCTTCTCGGAGAGCGCGATCCACAAGGACGTGCACGAGATCGTGCTGCTGATCGTGGCCTTCGCGGTCCTGACGCTGGTCGTCGGCACCGTGGCCGCGATCGGCCTGTCCCGCCTGTTCATGCGGCCGCTGGCCACCCTGGCCCTGGCGGCAGAGCGCTTCGGCCGCGGCGAGACCCAGGAGAAGGTGGGCATCAGGACCCGCGACGAGGTCGGCGAGCTGGCGGCGGTCTTCAACGAGATGGTCGAGAACCGCGAGCGCTTCGAGGCCGAGCGCGAGCGCCTCGTCCACGAGCTCCAGCAGTCCCTCGCGGAGGTCAAGGTCCTGCGCGGCTTCCTGCCGATCTGCTCCCGGTGCAAGCGGATCCGCGGTGGCGAGGGGTACTGGCAGCAGATCGAGTCCTACATCAGCGCCCACACGGAGGCGGAGTTCAGCCACGGCCTCTGCCCCGAGTGCACGCAGGCGCTCTACCCGGAGATCTGGGAGAAGATGCAGCGGGAGCGACGCTGA
- a CDS encoding PAS domain S-box protein: MTSGPFLTLRARTAALLAVAVAVCAPGAGATRAAEPAPREIQVGAERDFRPYSFVDEQGRPAGLGIDLIRAVAQTMGLRIRIVPSTWDAAWNGLVAGELDALPVVARLPSRMSQVDFGLPHTETFDAFFVRRGDPAPATIEQAQGKVIAVLRSDAAHHALVERRFRGALVPVDSTAEMFSLLVAGRCDALLYPRLLGELEIRERRLRGLVAGPPIPDYKRVFSFAVKKGDADLLEKLNEGLLIVKASGGYNRIYEKWLAVDDPWVRLRPYLAPAAGAMLLLSVLGALWTLSLRREVRRRTAEAAERRRAEEAARESETRYRLLFERNPTPMWVFDEETYRFLAVNEAAVRHYGWSREEFLAMTILDVRPPEERERVRAVIETQRGSREAGVGVHRHWRRDGAEIAVDITVSSVPFAGRPGRLCAMVDVTERTRAEEALRESERTLDAIFRAIPYLVSLHAPDGRWLKANPAVVEFFGFDPVGAPREDIARRLHARLPDGTPLTAANMPSSRALRGETVLGAEYLMDDRRGRVRRLLINAVPFLGEGEVRGAVFAQEDITEFRAAEEAIRTAADFLRLINESAGLPELIRGATAFLQRLSGCEAVGIRLRRGPDFPYYETVGFPRSFVQLEDSLCSREPDGRLRRDTACNPVLECMCGNVILGRFDPAQPFFTAAGSFWTNSTTQVLASTNEADRQARTRNRCNGEGYESVALIPLVMGRERLGLIQFNDRRPGCFSAEGIAFWERLAGYLGVAVAKFSAEEELRRSREDLARAQEVGQIGSWRLDVRHDVLTWSRENHRIFGLPEGTPLTYETFLGLVHPEDRAHVDRAWQAGMRGSLYDVEHRIIVDGRVKWVRERAFLELDAAGELMGGFGITQDVTKRKLAEQRLRELNETLEQRVAWRTAEANRLADQLRALAARLAQSEQRERKRLARILHDHIQQFLVVARMQLESLRRESSPERRQACLQSADAILLEALAASRSLAVDLCPPVVYEAGLVAGLNWLAKRMGEQHRIAVEVHAEKGAEPAGEETRVLLFECARELLLNAAKHAGVAEAQLLLRRAGADDVELTVQDRGRGFEASTLAGRDADSVTFGLFSIRERLAYVGGRMTIESSPGQGTRVTLTAPIAADAKPGGGDVPMEQASGERRQQLRVGRKDRDCRVLIVDDHRIMREGLRGLLAFERGIEVVGEAAGGPEAIELVARLAPDVVIIDVNLDGMSGMEATRRILAQNASLKVIGLSMHIDPEVAQAMRDAGAAAYLTKGGPCEDLIAAIRAAAPAPPGEGG; the protein is encoded by the coding sequence ATGACATCCGGTCCGTTCCTGACCCTTCGCGCGCGCACGGCGGCGTTGCTGGCCGTCGCGGTCGCCGTGTGTGCTCCCGGCGCCGGCGCGACCCGTGCCGCGGAACCGGCCCCGCGGGAGATCCAGGTCGGCGCCGAGCGGGACTTCCGGCCGTACTCCTTCGTCGACGAGCAGGGGCGACCCGCGGGGCTGGGGATCGACCTCATCCGCGCCGTCGCCCAGACCATGGGGCTGCGGATCCGCATCGTCCCCAGCACCTGGGACGCCGCGTGGAACGGCCTCGTCGCAGGCGAGCTCGACGCACTCCCGGTCGTCGCGCGCCTGCCGAGCCGCATGTCCCAGGTGGATTTCGGGCTGCCTCACACCGAGACCTTCGATGCCTTCTTTGTGCGCCGCGGCGACCCGGCGCCGGCGACGATCGAACAGGCGCAGGGCAAGGTCATCGCCGTGCTGCGCTCGGACGCCGCCCACCACGCGCTGGTCGAGCGCCGGTTCCGCGGGGCGCTGGTCCCCGTCGACTCGACCGCGGAGATGTTCTCGCTGCTCGTCGCCGGCAGATGCGACGCCCTGCTCTACCCGCGCCTCCTCGGCGAGCTGGAGATCCGCGAGCGCCGGCTGCGCGGCCTGGTCGCGGGGCCGCCGATTCCCGACTACAAGCGCGTCTTCTCGTTCGCCGTGAAGAAGGGCGACGCCGACCTGCTCGAGAAGCTCAACGAGGGGCTCCTCATCGTCAAGGCCAGCGGCGGGTACAACCGCATCTACGAGAAGTGGCTCGCGGTCGACGACCCCTGGGTGCGGCTCAGGCCCTACCTCGCCCCCGCGGCCGGCGCGATGCTTCTGCTCTCGGTGCTCGGCGCGCTCTGGACCCTCAGCCTCCGCCGCGAGGTCCGCAGGCGCACCGCCGAGGCGGCCGAGCGCAGGCGCGCCGAGGAGGCCGCGCGCGAGAGCGAGACCCGCTACCGCCTGCTCTTCGAGAGGAACCCCACCCCGATGTGGGTCTTCGACGAGGAGACGTACCGGTTCCTCGCCGTCAACGAGGCGGCGGTGCGCCACTACGGCTGGTCGCGCGAGGAGTTCCTCGCGATGACGATCCTCGACGTGCGCCCCCCCGAAGAGCGGGAGCGGGTGCGCGCGGTGATCGAGACCCAGCGCGGGTCGCGGGAGGCGGGCGTCGGCGTCCACCGCCACTGGCGCAGGGACGGCGCCGAGATCGCCGTCGATATCACGGTCAGCTCCGTTCCCTTCGCCGGCCGCCCGGGTCGCCTCTGCGCGATGGTCGACGTCACCGAGCGCACCCGGGCCGAGGAGGCGCTGCGCGAGAGCGAGCGGACGCTGGACGCGATCTTCCGGGCCATCCCCTATCTCGTGTCGCTCCACGCGCCCGACGGGAGGTGGCTCAAGGCGAACCCGGCGGTCGTCGAGTTCTTCGGCTTCGATCCGGTCGGGGCGCCGCGCGAGGACATCGCGCGGCGGCTCCACGCGCGGCTTCCCGACGGCACGCCGCTCACCGCCGCGAACATGCCCTCCTCACGGGCGCTGCGCGGCGAGACGGTGTTGGGGGCGGAGTACCTGATGGACGACCGGCGGGGCAGGGTGCGCCGACTGCTGATCAACGCCGTCCCCTTCCTCGGAGAGGGGGAGGTCCGCGGCGCGGTGTTCGCCCAGGAGGACATCACCGAGTTCCGGGCGGCCGAGGAGGCGATCCGGACCGCGGCGGACTTCCTGCGGCTGATCAACGAGAGCGCCGGGCTCCCCGAGCTGATCAGGGGGGCGACGGCGTTCCTTCAGCGCCTCTCCGGCTGCGAGGCCGTCGGCATCAGGCTGCGCAGGGGCCCGGACTTCCCCTACTATGAGACGGTGGGCTTCCCGCGGTCGTTCGTGCAGCTCGAGGACAGCCTCTGCTCCCGCGAGCCCGACGGCAGGCTGCGGCGCGACACGGCGTGCAACCCGGTCCTCGAGTGCATGTGCGGCAACGTGATCCTTGGCCGTTTCGACCCCGCGCAGCCGTTCTTCACCGCCGCGGGCAGCTTCTGGACGAACAGCACGACGCAGGTGCTGGCCAGCACCAACGAGGCTGACCGGCAGGCCCGCACGCGCAACCGCTGCAACGGCGAGGGGTACGAGTCGGTGGCCCTGATCCCGCTGGTGATGGGCCGCGAGCGGCTGGGTCTCATCCAGTTCAACGACCGCCGTCCGGGGTGCTTCAGCGCGGAGGGCATCGCGTTCTGGGAGCGCCTCGCGGGGTACCTGGGCGTCGCCGTCGCGAAGTTCAGCGCCGAGGAAGAGCTGCGTCGGAGCCGGGAGGACCTGGCGCGCGCCCAGGAGGTCGGGCAGATCGGCAGCTGGCGCCTGGATGTCCGGCACGACGTGCTGACGTGGTCGCGCGAGAATCACCGCATCTTCGGGCTGCCCGAGGGCACGCCGCTGACCTACGAGACCTTCCTCGGGCTGGTGCACCCGGAGGATCGCGCGCACGTCGACCGCGCATGGCAGGCCGGCATGCGGGGGTCGCTCTACGACGTCGAGCACCGCATCATCGTCGACGGGCGGGTCAAGTGGGTTCGCGAGCGGGCCTTCCTGGAGCTCGATGCGGCCGGCGAGCTGATGGGCGGCTTCGGCATCACGCAGGACGTGACGAAGCGCAAGCTCGCGGAGCAGCGGCTGCGCGAGCTCAACGAGACGCTCGAGCAGCGGGTGGCGTGGCGGACGGCTGAGGCCAATCGCCTGGCCGACCAGCTGCGGGCGCTGGCCGCGCGACTGGCGCAGTCGGAGCAGCGCGAGCGCAAGCGGCTCGCGCGCATCCTCCACGACCACATCCAGCAGTTCCTGGTGGTGGCGCGCATGCAGCTGGAGTCCCTGCGGCGCGAGAGCAGCCCCGAGCGCCGGCAGGCCTGTCTCCAGAGCGCCGACGCGATCCTGCTCGAGGCGCTCGCGGCGTCGCGGTCGCTCGCCGTTGACCTGTGCCCGCCCGTGGTGTACGAAGCCGGCCTGGTGGCGGGCCTGAACTGGCTCGCCAAGAGGATGGGCGAGCAGCACCGCATCGCGGTCGAGGTGCACGCGGAGAAGGGCGCCGAGCCCGCCGGTGAGGAGACGCGGGTGCTGCTCTTCGAGTGCGCGCGAGAGCTGCTCCTGAACGCGGCGAAGCACGCGGGGGTCGCGGAGGCGCAGCTGCTGCTGCGGCGCGCGGGCGCGGACGACGTGGAGCTGACGGTTCAGGATCGGGGCCGGGGCTTCGAGGCGTCCACGCTCGCCGGGCGGGATGCCGACTCGGTGACCTTCGGGCTGTTCAGCATCCGGGAGCGGCTGGCCTACGTCGGCGGCCGCATGACGATCGAAAGCAGCCCGGGGCAGGGGACGCGCGTCACGCTGACGGCGCCGATCGCCGCGGACGCGAAACCAGGAGGGGGGGATGTGCCGATGGAGCAGGCAAGCGGGGAGCGACGCCAGCAGCTGCGGGTGGGGCGCAAGGACCGGGACTGCCGGGTGCTGATCGTCGACGACCACCGGATCATGCGGGAGGGGCTGCGGGGCCTCCTCGCGTTCGAGCGCGGCATCGAGGTCGTCGGCGAGGCGGCGGGCGGCCCGGAGGCGATCGAACTCGTGGCGCGCCTCGCCCCGGACGTCGTGATCATCGACGTCAACCTCGACGGGATGAGCGGGATGGAGGCGACGCGCCGCATCCTCGCGCAGAACGCGAGCCTCAAGGTGATCGGGCTCTCGATGCACATCGACCCGGAGGTCGCGCAGGCCATGCGCGACGCGGGCGCCGCGGCATACCTCACCAAGGGGGGGCCGTGCGAGGACCTGATCGCCGCGATCCGGGCGGCCGCCCCCGCACCACCGGGGGAGGGCGGCTAG
- a CDS encoding cell envelope integrity protein TolA, with product MRKSLLAVLLGTALVVAAAIPAARAEVDFGFFFSSLSPYGAWAEREGFGWVWTPAGMPIGWRPYTTGYWAYTDDGMMWIAEEPWGDIPFHYGRWAYDQDIGWFWVPDTVWAPAWVAWRVGGGFVGWAPLPPPIGFDIRAGFAFGGFGFEDIDAFFWNFVPQRSCFDHDLWRSFVARPRVTGVFRATKIVRNRFDMDHGRVRDRTFSDDTFRRWGGRPEKLRVRDENAEFEGRRHEVRGNELRIYRPTVQRRFPAPPQNRPPEERAGAPRGYQNEREELIKRQVQERELLQQLHQRELEQEKQPKAQAPLRYRQQLERNQMGDEHNRQIRQLERRYPDKERFPY from the coding sequence ATGCGCAAGTCATTGCTCGCCGTCCTCCTCGGCACGGCCCTCGTCGTGGCCGCCGCGATACCGGCGGCGCGCGCCGAGGTCGACTTCGGCTTCTTCTTCTCCTCGCTCTCGCCGTACGGCGCCTGGGCGGAGCGCGAGGGGTTCGGCTGGGTCTGGACGCCCGCCGGGATGCCGATCGGCTGGCGCCCGTACACGACCGGCTACTGGGCCTACACCGACGACGGCATGATGTGGATCGCCGAGGAGCCCTGGGGCGACATCCCCTTCCACTACGGGCGCTGGGCCTACGACCAGGACATCGGCTGGTTCTGGGTGCCGGACACCGTCTGGGCGCCCGCCTGGGTCGCGTGGCGCGTCGGCGGCGGCTTCGTCGGCTGGGCGCCGCTGCCGCCGCCGATCGGCTTCGACATCCGCGCGGGCTTCGCCTTCGGGGGGTTCGGCTTCGAGGACATCGACGCCTTCTTCTGGAACTTCGTGCCGCAGCGCAGCTGCTTCGACCACGATCTGTGGCGGTCCTTCGTCGCGCGGCCCCGCGTCACCGGCGTCTTCCGCGCGACGAAAATCGTCAGGAACCGCTTCGATATGGACCACGGCCGGGTGAGGGACCGCACCTTCTCCGACGACACGTTCCGGCGCTGGGGCGGCAGGCCGGAAAAGCTGCGCGTCCGCGACGAGAACGCGGAGTTCGAGGGGCGCCGCCACGAGGTCCGCGGCAACGAGCTGCGCATCTACCGCCCGACCGTCCAACGGCGCTTCCCCGCGCCGCCGCAGAACCGCCCCCCCGAGGAACGCGCCGGGGCCCCGCGCGGCTACCAGAACGAGCGCGAGGAGCTCATCAAGCGCCAGGTGCAGGAGCGCGAGCTGCTCCAGCAGCTGCACCAGCGCGAACTGGAGCAGGAGAAGCAGCCGAAGGCGCAGGCGCCGCTGCGCTACCGCCAGCAGCTGGAGCGCAACCAGATGGGCGACGAGCACAACCGGCAGATCCGGCAGCTGGAGCGGCGCTACCCGGACAAGGAGCGCTTCCCCTACTAG
- a CDS encoding serine hydrolase, with amino-acid sequence MLRRLSPATAVALAAGLVVLGVALGYALRSLQVRPDNAYEIRGGRSGLTNPLLDCEVHGYRHGRELPSFQHELEGRVADLLRGGTVREVSVYFRDLDNGPWVGVGEDRPFAPGSLLKLPTIIACLKQAEADPAFLDRTVRFQGALEGGVIAGFDPGAPLEAGKEYTVRELLARTGALSDNYSLMLLNRLVDRRVLRQIYHDLGLAAPADVISQAVPISPKTYGQIFRVLYNASYLSRQMSETALGLLTDTVFAGGLVAGVPPGTTVSHKFGIYTEPAGGATATQLHDCGIVYHSRRPYFLCVMTRGTAEPALEAAIRDVASFVYARVDASTAGGADGLGPPPAEVRR; translated from the coding sequence ATGCTGCGGCGTCTCTCCCCCGCGACAGCGGTGGCGCTTGCCGCCGGTCTGGTTGTGCTCGGCGTCGCGCTCGGTTACGCGCTGCGCTCGCTGCAGGTGCGGCCGGACAACGCCTATGAGATCCGGGGCGGGCGCAGCGGCCTGACCAACCCGCTCCTGGACTGCGAGGTCCACGGGTACCGCCACGGCCGGGAGCTGCCCTCGTTCCAGCACGAACTCGAGGGCCGCGTCGCGGACCTCCTGCGCGGCGGCACGGTCCGGGAGGTCTCCGTGTACTTCCGCGACCTCGACAACGGGCCGTGGGTCGGCGTCGGCGAAGACCGGCCGTTCGCCCCGGGGAGCCTGCTGAAGCTGCCGACGATCATCGCCTGCCTGAAACAGGCGGAGGCGGACCCCGCCTTCCTCGACCGCACGGTCCGGTTCCAGGGGGCGCTCGAGGGCGGCGTGATCGCGGGGTTCGACCCGGGCGCGCCGCTGGAGGCCGGGAAGGAGTACACGGTCAGGGAACTGCTCGCGCGGACGGGGGCGCTCTCGGACAACTACTCCCTGATGCTGCTCAACCGCCTGGTCGATCGCCGCGTCTTGCGCCAGATCTACCACGACCTCGGGCTCGCCGCGCCAGCGGACGTGATCTCCCAGGCCGTGCCCATCTCGCCGAAGACGTACGGGCAGATCTTCCGCGTGCTCTACAACGCCTCGTACCTCAGCCGGCAGATGTCGGAGACGGCCCTCGGGCTGCTGACGGACACTGTCTTCGCCGGCGGGCTCGTGGCCGGCGTCCCGCCGGGGACCACGGTCTCCCACAAGTTCGGCATCTACACCGAGCCGGCCGGTGGGGCGACCGCGACGCAGCTCCACGACTGCGGCATCGTCTACCATTCCCGGCGGCCCTACTTCCTCTGCGTGATGACGCGCGGGACCGCCGAGCCGGCGCTGGAGGCGGCCATCCGGGACGTCGCGTCGTTCGTGTACGCGCGCGTCGACGCGTCCACGGCGGGTGGCGCGGACGGGCTCGGCCCCCCCCCGGCAGAGGTGCGGCGATGA